In Polaribacter sp. L3A8, a genomic segment contains:
- a CDS encoding LytR/AlgR family response regulator transcription factor — translation MIKAVIIEDEFNALNTLDKLIKYTQKDIEVIAKIDTVTDAISFLKKETIDLVFLDIELIGGNAFQILEALDSITFKIIFTTAYDEFAIKAIKFDTIDYLLKPIDSEELSECIDRFRIGYKKEQVYKNALDKVSEINKKEIDKTLLIKTADAQYFLQTKDIVRCQSDGAYTVFHTVDKKIMSARNLKYYENILSEHTFVRVHQSHLVNIKYIKKVNANNTVHLTNQEIIPVATRKKSYLKQVLDSL, via the coding sequence ATGATAAAAGCAGTAATAATAGAAGACGAGTTTAATGCTTTAAATACATTAGATAAACTGATAAAATATACTCAGAAAGATATTGAGGTTATTGCAAAAATAGATACTGTTACAGATGCTATTTCGTTTCTAAAAAAGGAAACGATAGATTTAGTTTTTTTAGATATAGAATTAATTGGCGGTAATGCATTTCAGATTTTAGAAGCTTTAGATAGCATTACTTTTAAAATAATTTTTACCACTGCGTATGATGAGTTTGCTATTAAAGCCATAAAGTTTGATACGATAGATTATTTATTAAAGCCGATAGATTCAGAAGAATTATCAGAATGTATAGATCGCTTTAGAATTGGCTATAAAAAAGAACAAGTTTATAAAAATGCTTTAGACAAGGTTTCTGAAATTAATAAAAAAGAAATTGACAAAACCTTGTTAATTAAAACTGCGGATGCTCAGTATTTTTTGCAAACAAAAGATATTGTACGTTGCCAATCAGACGGAGCGTATACTGTTTTTCATACAGTTGATAAAAAAATAATGAGTGCTCGTAATTTAAAATACTACGAGAACATTTTAAGTGAACACACCTTTGTACGCGTGCATCAATCTCATTTAGTAAATATAAAATACATAAAAAAGGTGAATGCTAACAATACGGTTCACTTAACAAACCAAGAAATAATACCTGTTGCTACACGTAAAAAATCGTATTTAAAACAGGTTTTAGATAGCTTATAA
- a CDS encoding tetratricopeptide repeat-containing sensor histidine kinase → MILKYKWLRQLSIVISFLVLLFSCSKQDTIGLDIEKKLGRLDSITQTQPEQTLLELDGLLQNYKDLTSLEQAMLLFKKGEVLYLNLKYQAALNAHLKAYQLFIELNDTYNQGRCLITLSGASLHIGDVETSQVYALKALHLAQLIKDKRIEGKAYNQLFNLHFKLKDYNKALSYIKVTDSLFAKGIDTASIISIKNNKASVYLQLKEYNKALKSYSEAMQLSHATGNPKILASVLNNIGYTYIEAGKYQRAEKFLRGAATLNNNIKDINAAPYKGLGNLFLLQSKNDSAAINYKKALNIYVSNNNAKDEIEVREKLIAIAIMSADYVKALDNQIVRDSLQLNVSRLEQNRLLNFANVTYKVKQKETEINHQKEINSRNHWLLISTILLFILLAIATAFYIYNTKLRAANKASKLEQRLLRIQMNPHFIFNTLAAIQNITLEGNPIKSSNYIAKFSKLIRQNFDYVRKEAISLDKEIAMISNYIETQQLRFNNVFTYAVEVDNAIDATKIQVPPMLLQPFLENAIEYGLKEKKKGGKLLLKIEKEAEELLFVILDNGVGRSSKAKQEELTEDLHATAIFKERLKMRKKGEEKSFILQDLFDKNNKPSGTKVFFKLKL, encoded by the coding sequence ATGATTTTAAAATACAAATGGCTAAGGCAATTAAGTATCGTTATTTCTTTTTTAGTATTGCTTTTTTCTTGCTCTAAACAAGATACTATTGGTCTAGATATAGAAAAAAAACTAGGTAGGTTAGATAGTATTACCCAAACACAACCAGAACAAACCCTTTTAGAATTAGATGGTTTATTGCAAAATTATAAAGATTTAACTTCTTTAGAGCAGGCCATGTTATTGTTTAAAAAAGGAGAGGTTTTGTATTTAAATCTTAAATATCAAGCAGCATTAAATGCGCATTTAAAAGCATATCAATTATTTATAGAATTAAACGACACCTACAATCAGGGGCGATGTTTAATTACATTAAGTGGTGCATCACTACATATTGGAGATGTAGAAACATCGCAAGTTTATGCGCTTAAAGCATTGCATTTGGCACAATTAATAAAGGACAAACGTATAGAAGGTAAAGCGTATAATCAGTTATTTAATCTTCATTTTAAATTAAAAGATTACAACAAAGCACTGTCTTATATAAAAGTAACCGATAGTTTGTTTGCTAAAGGAATTGATACGGCTTCTATTATATCGATAAAAAATAACAAAGCCAGTGTTTACTTACAGCTAAAAGAATACAACAAAGCTTTAAAAAGTTATTCTGAAGCAATGCAGTTAAGTCATGCTACAGGAAACCCAAAAATATTAGCAAGTGTTTTAAATAATATAGGGTATACTTACATAGAAGCTGGCAAATACCAAAGGGCCGAAAAATTTCTAAGAGGAGCGGCTACTTTAAATAACAATATAAAAGATATAAATGCTGCACCTTATAAAGGTTTGGGTAACCTGTTTTTATTACAATCCAAAAATGACTCCGCAGCAATTAATTATAAGAAAGCATTAAATATTTATGTTTCTAATAATAATGCTAAGGATGAAATAGAGGTAAGAGAAAAACTTATTGCAATAGCAATTATGTCTGCAGATTATGTAAAAGCGTTAGACAACCAAATAGTAAGAGATAGTTTGCAATTAAACGTAAGTAGATTAGAACAAAACAGGCTTTTAAATTTTGCAAATGTTACTTATAAGGTAAAACAAAAGGAAACAGAAATTAATCATCAAAAAGAAATTAATAGTAGAAACCATTGGCTTTTAATAAGTACCATATTGTTGTTTATCTTGTTAGCTATTGCTACTGCTTTTTATATTTACAATACAAAACTAAGAGCAGCTAATAAGGCATCTAAATTAGAACAACGTTTATTACGCATACAAATGAATCCTCATTTTATCTTTAACACCTTGGCTGCGATTCAGAATATCACTTTAGAAGGAAACCCGATAAAATCATCTAATTATATTGCAAAATTTTCTAAGCTGATTCGGCAAAATTTCGATTATGTTAGAAAAGAAGCTATTTCTTTAGATAAAGAGATTGCCATGATTTCTAATTATATAGAAACACAACAATTACGTTTTAATAATGTTTTTACGTATGCTGTTGAGGTTGATAATGCTATTGATGCGACTAAAATACAAGTGCCACCAATGTTGTTGCAACCTTTTTTAGAAAATGCCATAGAATATGGATTAAAAGAGAAGAAAAAAGGAGGGAAGCTTCTATTGAAAATAGAAAAGGAAGCGGAAGAATTGTTGTTTGTTATTTTAGATAATGGAGTAGGTAGATCATCTAAAGCTAAGCAAGAAGAATTAACGGAAGATTTACACGCTACAGCTATTTTTAAAGAACGTTTAAAAATGCGAAAAAAAGGAGAAGAGAAATCCTTTATTCTTCAAGATTTATTTGATAAAAACAACAAGCCTTCTGGAACAAAAGTATTTTTTAAATTAAAACTATAA